In the genome of Indioceanicola profundi, the window TTTGCCGACAGGATGACGGGAACGGATCGAAGGTAAGATTGAGGCGCTCGCCCGGCAAGTGCGCTCAGGCGCGTGCGATGCTTTGCCCCGTCGGCGCGGGCGCGGCCAAGGTCGTCACGCGCACGAATGCGGTGATGCCGACGGCGATCGCGCCGATCACGGAGAAGATGAGCTGCCACGTCTCCGACGGCATGGCGTGCTTGACGATTCCGTGCGTGGCGTAGAACCCGGCGATGGCCGCGGGTGCGACAAAGGCGAGTGCCACGCCCACGCGCAGCCAGACGGGGCGCGCCAGCATCAGGACGATCTGACCGACGAAGAGCGTCAGGAAGGCGGCCACGGCGCCGACGGCGATGCCGCCGGGCCAGCCGGCGCCCGCGTGGTAGGCCCAGACGCCCATCGTCACGCCCGCAAAGAGCGGCAGCGCGAAGACGGCCAGCGTGAACAGGAGCCAGCAGAAGAAACCGATGGCGACGATGCTGAGAAGGATGCCGAGGATCATCATGGTGGCGGCCTCCGTGACGAAAGATCGATGGGACGCGCCTTCCACCACCACCACGGCGCCACTGCGAGCATAGCCGAAGATGTGCGACGGCGGGAGCGGAAATCCGCGCGCCGTGCACGTTCGAGGGATTTGGGGACGGCGGCGCTCACGTGCCGCCGCTGCCGAACTTCCAGACCGGGATGCCGAGTTTCCTTGCCTTGTCGGCGAGGTTCTCCTGGATGCCGGTGCCGGGGAAGACCATCACGCCGATCGGTAGCACCTCCAGCATCGCGTCGTTGCGCTTGAAGGGGGCGGCCTTAGCGTGCCTGGTCCAGTCGGGCTTGAAGGCGATCTGCGGCACGTTCCGGTGATCGGCCCAGCGGGCGGCGATGCGTTCGGCGCCCTTCGGCGAGCCGCCATGCAGCAGCACCATGTCGGGGTGCTTGGCGTGGACCTGGTCGAGCTTCGCCCAGATCAGGTGATGGTCGTTGAAGTCGAGCCCGCCGGTGACGGCCACCTTCGGGCCCGCCGGCAGGAGCACCTCGGCTTCGGCGCGCCTCTTCGCGGCGAGGAAGTCGCGGCTGTCGATCATCGCCGATGTCATGGCCTTATGATTGACCATGGAGCCGCTGCGTGGCCGCCAGGACGAGCCGGTGTGCCGCTCGAAGTGCTCGGCGGCCTGGTCGCGCATCAGCTCGAAGGCGTTGCGGCGCTCGATCAGGGTCTGCCCCTCAGCCGTGAGGCGCTCGAGATCGACCGATTTCACCTCGGAGCCGTCCTGTTCCCTCTGGCTGCGGCGCTGCGCCTGCTCGTTGTCGTCGAGCTCGCGCTCGATCCGGTGGACCGCGCGGTGGAAGAGATTGACAGTCGACCAGAGCAGGTCCTCGAGGTCTGGCTCGAGGCGCGTGTCACCCATGGTGGCGATCAGGGCGTCGAAGATGTCGGCAACGGCGCCGGCGATGGCGTTGCCTTCGGGGAGCGGTCTGGGGTCGGGCTCGTTGTGGAAGGGGCGGAAGCCGTAGAGCTGGAGCTCGGTCAGGACGT includes:
- a CDS encoding DUF2493 domain-containing protein, which encodes MTNEDDDTFEPHHSASPTDHVLTELQLYGFRPFHNEPDPRPLPEGNAIAGAVADIFDALIATMGDTRLEPDLEDLLWSTVNLFHRAVHRIERELDDNEQAQRRSQREQDGSEVKSVDLERLTAEGQTLIERRNAFELMRDQAAEHFERHTGSSWRPRSGSMVNHKAMTSAMIDSRDFLAAKRRAEAEVLLPAGPKVAVTGGLDFNDHHLIWAKLDQVHAKHPDMVLLHGGSPKGAERIAARWADHRNVPQIAFKPDWTRHAKAAPFKRNDAMLEVLPIGVMVFPGTGIQENLADKARKLGIPVWKFGSGGT